In the Bacteroidia bacterium genome, GTTAGCGAAGCACCGAAGCGAAGCGCAGTGCGGAATGCCCCGACCCTTGCGTCAGCAAGGGGCACGCCCAAAAAAAAGAAAAATCTTGAATCAATATCCAAAATTCTGCACTAAACACAATAAAAATAATTTTTTAACGTTGTTATAAGTAGAAGGGCGAAGTTTTCATGTTGTTGTTTTAGTGGCGGCGTTCTTGACAAAAATTTTGTTAAGAGCGCCGTTTTTATTTGACAACAGGAACGTGTACCAAATACTTTGTGGAAAAAAACTCATCGTCTGCAAAATGAGCTAAACTATAAACTGTAACGGGCAAAGCTAATTGCTCAACTTCATTTTGAATCTTCCCACCTTTTAGATAAAGTATTCCGTTTTTCAGGGTGTTTTTAGAATTTAAGTCAATTTTTTGATAGACCCATGCATAAAATTGAGGTAACTGCGCTACAGCACGACTGACTACAAAATCAAACTTCTCTTGTATATGCTCCGCGCGTATGACCTGAACTTTTACATTACGTAACCCAAGGCTCTGTACTATGTCTTGTACAGCATTTATTTTTTTGGTAATAGAGTCTACCAAAGTAAAGTTACAATCAGGAAAAAGAATAGCCAAAGGAATGCCTGGAAACCCTCCCCCTGTACCTACATCAAGAATTTTTGTATTAGGTGCAAAAGAAATAATTTTAGCTATCATTGCACTGTGCAAAATGTGCCTTGTCCACAAATGTGGAATATCCTTGCGAGAAACTAAATTGATTTTTTCATTCCAAAAAGTAATTTTTTGATAAAATTGCTCAAATTGGCGAACTTGTAGTTCGTTAAGTTCAAAATATTGCTTAATAATCATCAGTTTTGCTTTGCTTTTACTTTTATGTTTATTTGCTGCGCTTTTTGGATAGCCGTTTGTATATCTTTGTCTATTATTGTTACATGCCCCATTTTTCGCAAACTTCTGGTTTGGGATTTGTTGTAAAGATGCACATACACGCCCTCAATCAATAAAGCTTCATCTATACCTTCATAATAAGGCACTCCTTGATAACCTTTTTCTCCTAATAAATTTAACATTACAGCAGGTTGAATAAGGTCTGTGCTGCCCAAAGGTAGGTCTAGTATTATTCTCAGTAGTTGCTCATATTGTGATGTGTAGCAAGACTCAATAGTGTGATGCCCTGAATTATGGGGGCGAGGTGCTATTTCATTGAGTAAGAGCGTATTATCCTGCGCAACAAACATTTCAACGGCAAAAATTCCAATTCCATTGAGATATTCTACAGCTTGTGCTGCCAAAGATTGTGCTTTTGTAGATAGGTTTTTATCTATACGAGCAGGACAAATTAGATATTTTAATATGTTGGCTTCTTCGTCAAAAACCATTTCTACAACAGGATAGGTAACTACTTCTTTTTTTCTGTTGCGGGCTACTATTACTGCAATTTCATGCTTTCGAGGAATGTATTTTTCTATAATGCAGGGGGCATCAAAGACTTGCTGGATGTTATTTTTTTCACAGACAAGTACACCTTTGCCATCATAACCGCCTGTGTGTAGCTTTGCTACAAATATATCTGTACCTAACTCTTGAGCAGCTTTTATCCACTCTTTGGGGCTTTGGACAGATACAAACGGTGCTGTGGGAAGGTTATGTTTTTCAAAAAACTGTTTTTGCCTGTGTTTGTTTTGAATAGTATACAAGATTTCCGGTGATGGAATACATTCTATTTGGTTTGTTTTCACTAATTCTATTACGGCTTCTACATCAAAGTGTTCAGTTTCAAAAGTTAGTATATCAGAGCACTCTGCAAGTGCTTGTATAGCCTTTTTGTCGTACAGACTGCCCTTTATATGTGTATCTGCAAGTGGACTTGCACTACATCCTTCTGAATCCAAAATGTTACAAGGGATATTCCAAGGTATAGCAGCTTCAATCAGCATTAAAGCTAATTGTCCCCCACCTATGATGCCAATTTTTTTTCTTTTCATAGTGCAAATATGTACAAAGTAACCTCAAAATAACAAAGCCACCTTTTTGATAAGGTGGCTTTGTGAGATACGCCTAAGAATACTTTACTGTACCTGAACTTTACGGATAGCAAAGCTGTTACCGTCGGTTATACGTACCATGTACAAACCTTTGCTATACTTGGATACATCTACGGTACGGTTGTATAAGCCTGTAAAGTTGTTCGGTGTATCTGTATATACAACTTGACCTAGAGCATTCAACACTTCTACCTTGAAACTCTTACCATTTTGTACATCGTATATAATGTGGAAGTTACCGTTGTTAGGGTTAGGTATTACGTTAAGTGCGTAGCTGTTGTCTACAGGAGCTTGATCTGCAAATGAGGAGGTTGGGCATATTATTGGGAAGATTGCATGAGCCACTTCTAATCCCCAAGAATTAGAGTCGTCATAAGCATACCATGTGCCATCGTTCCATTGTTCCCAAGCAGTTGCAGGATTTGTATCCCCATCAGTATTGGTTATTAGGGCAACAGTATCAGCGGGGTGGGCGTAGTTGAGTCCTGCCATATCAAAACTAAATCCTGCATAGAATGTAGTTCCTACAGTTACAGGGGAGCTAAAGGTTACTATGGTCGGCTGCATAGCCGTTACATCGGATTGAATTTGTGATACAAGCAAGTTTTGTGAAATTAACGGTGTTGCACCTGGTTTTCCACCTGTACCTGAGTTGTTCCATAAACGGACGTTTACTTTATGTCCTGCGCCTGAACTGTATCCTCTACCAAACATGAAAATTACGCCTGTTACTTTATTTAATGAACTAGGGTAGCCCGTGAACTTATCTGCTTTAGATTGGTCGCTATAGGCATTAGAACCAGCTACATAGCCGCCACTACTAGCAAGATAAATAACAGGAGTACCTGGGAATGGGAGATTAAGTGTATCACATGTAGCACTGACCACATTTATATAGTTTACCTTAGTTTCTGTGTCTGTACCATGAGAGTTAGACACAGTTAAGGTTACGCTATATGTTCCCACGGTATTGTATGTAATTCCAGTGGGGTTTTGTAAAGTAGAGCTAGAAGGTGTAGCTCCAGGGAATGACCATGACCAAGATGTAGGAACTCCTGTGGATAGGTCCGTGAAGTTGATAGAACTTCCCACAGGTATTGTAGTCATGCTGGCTACAAAATCTGCGTTAGGTACACCAGAAGTTACAGGTACACAACCCATTGAGGTAGTTAAAGATGCACGAGGTCCTGCTAATGCTGCTTGCATACGGGCTTTTTGCCCTGCGGTGAACATGCACAAGCAAGCATCATCAGAATAATCCATATAGTTCATGAACATTACTCCAGGGGCGCTGGGCTGGCAAGCATCTGTTTTGGGGAATGTAGGGCAGCCATAATTTTCTCCTGCTTGTGTTGGAGTATCTGCTACAAAATCATCAGGGGAGCACCCTGGGTCATCACCCCAAATATGGCGTAAGTTTAGGTAGTGCCCAACTTCATGCGTACCTGTACGACCTTTGTTATAAGGAGCAAGTGCTCCTGTTTTTCCTGTAAAGCGATAGTCCAGTACTACTCCATCTGTAGCTGCAGGTCCTCCAGGAAACTGAGCATAGCCTAGCACAGAACCACCTAAGTTACAGACCCAAATATTAAGGTACTTAGAAGTGTTCCAAGCATCTTTTCCTCCTGTAGAGTTGTATTTAACATCGTTGGCAAGTACACTGAACGACGTTTTAGTTGTAGAGGTACGGGTAATCCCCGTGGTGGGATTGTTACTTGGATCACGTTGAGCAAGGCAAAAGCGAATCTCTGTATCCACATGTAAGGACTTCCAAACTGCTGGAACTAAATTAGTGTCGGAGTTCTGCTTAGCATAGTCTTTATTAAGTACATCTAACTGTTCATTCAAACGAGAATCAGGGATATTTTCCGCAGCAGTTCTATACACAACATGGAATACCACTGGAATAGTGATGATGGTACCTGTCTTAGCAGTGGGATTATTTTTGATGTACTCTTGTGTAAAACGTTCAATGTTTTCTAAGTTGCGTCTGTAGTTAGGATCTGTTTTGAGCAGGTGTTCGTGGTGTTCCATAGTACCGCACGTACGCTTTGTTACATGGCTATGGGTTGCTTCATTAGAATGGTACGGCTCTGCTTTTTTAGCTACTCTTTGCTGTGCAAAACTAAAAAAGCCAATTGAAAGCAAGCAAGTTAAGAATGACAACTTCCAGTTCATAAGGTATATGAATTATACTTACTTTACAAAAATACAGAGTAAGTTCCAAAATAGCAAAACAAAATTTTAGTTAATTATGTCAAAGTACTCATAATCACATACTTTAATTTTCTTTCGTTGCTAAAATTAATTTTTTGTAAGATATTTGTGTCCTTAGGTTCTAGTGCTATGTATATAGGTAGGCTAGTAAATGTCATTATTGGTATCATTTTACTTTTACCATATTCTGTATGTGCAGATGACATACTTGGTGAATGGAATGCGCAAAAGGATATTAAAAATTTTTCACCTTACCAGTATGAGGCTGCTAAAGGTTGGACAAGCAAGCAAATTGCTAATATGATAGAGAATAATACTACTTGGTCGCAACTGTTCTTTCTATCTTATGGGGCAAGGCATAGATACAATCTAGGGGATACTACGATTATTACAGAATTGATACAACTCGTTAGAAAAAACAAAGTGATTCCTATGACAGAAACTTACAAACTGATTATATGGGAACGGATTGCTAGCGGAGATATGGTCTTTGAAGGGCGGGGGATTATTATAGACGATGACCTCTTTAATGTAGCAGGAAAAGCGAACTGGATACTAAGGTATATATATGGCGTACGATTTGGATTAGTTAAAATAAATTCCACTCAATTTGCTTTAGATGAATTAGCACGTAAATGGACAGAATTATATAAAGGTAAAACCGCAGGGGCTATTCCCGAAGAAATTCATAACTCAAAAACTCTAGCCTGTCTAAAAGACACATTAGTGTTGAAAATTCTAATAGGTACTTTGAACCCTTCCGAAAAGAAAACACAGTATATAAATACCTGTCTTGAACAATATAAGCTTAAATCTGTACCCAAAGATCCTTTGGTTTCGGGTTACTACTGCAATCCTGATAACTATACTATTGAGTACCTCAATAAAATTATTGATCTAAAATCTCCTCTCAAAACTCCTGAGGCTTGGAAGCGCTGGTACGAAGCAAATAAATCTAAAATAGTCTATGATGAAAAAAAGAAAAAGTTTGTCATTCCAAAAGCTGCACCGAACAAGAAAAATAACTCTACTACTCCTGCCAAAAAATAAATTAGTTCTGTTTCAATAGCTTTGCTTTGTGTATCTGTTCCTTTGCTTCGTCTTGTAGTATCAGAATATACATACCTTCAGGTAAAAAAGATAAGTCAGCATGAAAAGGTATTGAATCAGCTGTGAGTGTAGCTTTGTAGCATACTTTACCTTGTACATCTATAACGCATAATTGTTTGAGAGTCAATTCTGATGAAATAAAAATTTCATTTATACATGGATTAGGATAAACACGAATTTTATTTTCTGTAATAAGATTGTGCAGTAAAGAACTTTCAGTGTTAATATGTATCGCCCCTACAGCATCTAAATCAAAACCGCCTGTATTAAAAGCAGTTGGATAGGGGTCATTTATAGGATTGTTCTGTACATCGTACGTAGCATAAGCAGGATTGATGCTACCTACTACATCTATTATTTTAATGTATTTAATGTTATTTTTATCCAACAAAGAGTGGTCGGCAATTTCGGAAAGGTCAAAAGGAGTGCCGTACAAAGCTCTATATTTTCCTGCTAAATTGTGAATTTTAGTTGGGTCGCCTGCGTTATCAAAAGGACCTATTTGTGTATGAGTTTGAGTATTTGAGTATGCAGGGAATCTAAAATAATTAACTCCATCTGAACTAACCTCTATTACGGCAAGTTCTAAAAAAGTATCATTAAAAGCATTTTCAAACACGGCAAAGTCAAATCCTGGTCCATCTTTAATGGGCAAATTAAAAGAAACT is a window encoding:
- the rsmG gene encoding 16S rRNA (guanine(527)-N(7))-methyltransferase RsmG; protein product: MIIKQYFELNELQVRQFEQFYQKITFWNEKINLVSRKDIPHLWTRHILHSAMIAKIISFAPNTKILDVGTGGGFPGIPLAILFPDCNFTLVDSITKKINAVQDIVQSLGLRNVKVQVIRAEHIQEKFDFVVSRAVAQLPQFYAWVYQKIDLNSKNTLKNGILYLKGGKIQNEVEQLALPVTVYSLAHFADDEFFSTKYLVHVPVVK
- a CDS encoding 5-(carboxyamino)imidazole ribonucleotide synthase; protein product: MKRKKIGIIGGGQLALMLIEAAIPWNIPCNILDSEGCSASPLADTHIKGSLYDKKAIQALAECSDILTFETEHFDVEAVIELVKTNQIECIPSPEILYTIQNKHRQKQFFEKHNLPTAPFVSVQSPKEWIKAAQELGTDIFVAKLHTGGYDGKGVLVCEKNNIQQVFDAPCIIEKYIPRKHEIAVIVARNRKKEVVTYPVVEMVFDEEANILKYLICPARIDKNLSTKAQSLAAQAVEYLNGIGIFAVEMFVAQDNTLLLNEIAPRPHNSGHHTIESCYTSQYEQLLRIILDLPLGSTDLIQPAVMLNLLGEKGYQGVPYYEGIDEALLIEGVYVHLYNKSQTRSLRKMGHVTIIDKDIQTAIQKAQQINIKVKAKQN
- a CDS encoding M43 family zinc metalloprotease, whose protein sequence is MNWKLSFLTCLLSIGFFSFAQQRVAKKAEPYHSNEATHSHVTKRTCGTMEHHEHLLKTDPNYRRNLENIERFTQEYIKNNPTAKTGTIITIPVVFHVVYRTAAENIPDSRLNEQLDVLNKDYAKQNSDTNLVPAVWKSLHVDTEIRFCLAQRDPSNNPTTGITRTSTTKTSFSVLANDVKYNSTGGKDAWNTSKYLNIWVCNLGGSVLGYAQFPGGPAATDGVVLDYRFTGKTGALAPYNKGRTGTHEVGHYLNLRHIWGDDPGCSPDDFVADTPTQAGENYGCPTFPKTDACQPSAPGVMFMNYMDYSDDACLCMFTAGQKARMQAALAGPRASLTTSMGCVPVTSGVPNADFVASMTTIPVGSSINFTDLSTGVPTSWSWSFPGATPSSSTLQNPTGITYNTVGTYSVTLTVSNSHGTDTETKVNYINVVSATCDTLNLPFPGTPVIYLASSGGYVAGSNAYSDQSKADKFTGYPSSLNKVTGVIFMFGRGYSSGAGHKVNVRLWNNSGTGGKPGATPLISQNLLVSQIQSDVTAMQPTIVTFSSPVTVGTTFYAGFSFDMAGLNYAHPADTVALITNTDGDTNPATAWEQWNDGTWYAYDDSNSWGLEVAHAIFPIICPTSSFADQAPVDNSYALNVIPNPNNGNFHIIYDVQNGKSFKVEVLNALGQVVYTDTPNNFTGLYNRTVDVSKYSKGLYMVRITDGNSFAIRKVQVQ
- a CDS encoding T9SS type A sorting domain-containing protein → MNVKLSLLLIIACVTTKSRISLAQFPGGVGTLGTTAIHKDSSIFIAWATQCTVTRGYVDIANPSMGNVSFGNDTLALGKADNKVVSLGDRGSAIVSFNLPIKDGPGFDFAVFENAFNDTFLELAVIEVSSDGVNYFRFPAYSNTQTHTQIGPFDNAGDPTKIHNLAGKYRALYGTPFDLSEIADHSLLDKNNIKYIKIIDVVGSINPAYATYDVQNNPINDPYPTAFNTGGFDLDAVGAIHINTESSLLHNLITENKIRVYPNPCINEIFISSELTLKQLCVIDVQGKVCYKATLTADSIPFHADLSFLPEGMYILILQDEAKEQIHKAKLLKQN